In Streptomyces longhuiensis, the following proteins share a genomic window:
- a CDS encoding FHA domain-containing protein, with protein MPELVLELNGRTWTLDPSRPYTLGRDPQGDVAIDDARVSWRHATISWGGRSWVIEDHGSTNGTFVQGQRIHQMEIGPGSTLHLGNATDGPRVNLSGSASGAAVPAAQQQAQQQAHPQQAPAQQPHAAPQGGDPGWAHNAPPQQQVPAQQGWQQPQKAHNVPPQQGPGGVAGAPPVYGDRSPTTFHQLALGRVMRIGRALENELVVSDLQVSRLHAEFHATPDGRYEIRDLGSHNGTYVNGMPIAKGGSALLGPNDIVGVGHSTFRLVGDRLEEFVDTGEVSFSARHLTVTVDGGKDILKDVSFGVPEKSLIAVIGPSGSGKSTLLKALTGYRPANKGDVLYDNRNLYKQFAELRQRIGLVPQDDILHKELSVKKALKYAAKLRFPSDTSEQEREQRIDEVLRELKLDIHKEKKVTSLSGGQRKRVSVALELLTKPSLIFLDEPTSGLDPGMDRDVMQLLRGLADDGRTVLVVTHSVAELAICDKLLVMAPGGSVAYFGPPEEALNFFGYSTWADVFSAFENYRDYDWAGRWKGSQHYQMYAADIDAVAAQSVHMPPPQAMKPPKPQGWGSQLWTLIRRYTSVIASDKGFLGLMVILPAVLGVVSTVIPADFGLAPPKPPSRFNGDAGTIMLILAVGMCFSGAANSVRELIKERVIYERERATGLSRSAYLMSKVIVLGVVTAIQGVIICAIGFIPRDLPAEGLMMPPAVELCIVIIALGFTSMMFGLVISSLVKTAEKTMPLLVMFAIVQVVFTGILFQVYGSPGLEQFAWLMPSRWAIAGAGSTLDLAHLMPPWDQAHPNDLDPLWEHSVSQWGINLAILIALGVICGFAVARLLRRHEPEVMRK; from the coding sequence GTGCCGGAACTCGTACTGGAATTGAATGGACGGACCTGGACGCTCGACCCGTCCAGGCCATACACCCTCGGACGTGATCCGCAGGGGGACGTCGCGATCGACGATGCCAGGGTGTCCTGGCGTCACGCCACCATCAGCTGGGGCGGCCGGAGTTGGGTCATCGAGGACCACGGCTCCACCAACGGCACGTTTGTGCAGGGCCAGCGGATCCATCAGATGGAGATCGGCCCGGGCTCGACGCTGCACCTCGGCAACGCGACGGACGGTCCGCGGGTCAACCTCTCGGGCAGCGCCTCCGGCGCGGCCGTGCCCGCGGCCCAGCAGCAGGCCCAGCAGCAGGCCCACCCGCAGCAGGCGCCGGCGCAGCAGCCGCACGCCGCGCCGCAGGGTGGTGACCCCGGCTGGGCGCACAACGCCCCGCCGCAGCAGCAGGTGCCCGCCCAGCAGGGCTGGCAGCAGCCGCAGAAGGCGCACAACGTCCCGCCCCAGCAGGGGCCCGGCGGTGTCGCGGGGGCTCCGCCGGTGTACGGCGACCGCAGCCCCACCACGTTCCACCAGCTGGCCCTCGGCCGCGTGATGCGGATCGGCCGTGCCCTCGAGAACGAGCTGGTGGTCTCCGACCTCCAGGTCTCGCGCCTGCACGCCGAGTTCCACGCGACGCCCGACGGCCGCTACGAGATCCGTGACCTCGGCTCGCACAACGGCACGTACGTCAACGGCATGCCGATCGCCAAGGGCGGCTCCGCGCTGCTCGGCCCGAACGACATCGTCGGCGTCGGCCACTCGACGTTCCGCCTCGTCGGCGACCGTCTCGAGGAGTTCGTCGACACCGGTGAGGTCTCCTTCTCCGCCCGCCATCTGACGGTGACGGTCGACGGCGGCAAGGACATCCTCAAGGACGTCTCCTTCGGCGTCCCGGAGAAGTCGCTCATCGCGGTCATCGGCCCCTCGGGCTCCGGCAAGTCCACGCTGCTCAAGGCGCTCACCGGCTACCGGCCCGCCAACAAGGGCGACGTGCTCTACGACAACCGGAACCTGTACAAGCAGTTCGCCGAGCTGCGTCAGCGCATCGGTCTGGTCCCGCAGGACGACATCCTGCACAAGGAACTGAGCGTCAAGAAGGCCCTCAAGTACGCGGCCAAGCTGCGCTTCCCCTCGGACACCAGCGAGCAGGAGCGCGAGCAGCGCATCGACGAGGTGCTGCGCGAGCTCAAGCTGGACATCCACAAGGAGAAGAAGGTCACCTCCCTCTCCGGTGGCCAGCGCAAGCGCGTCTCCGTCGCCCTGGAGCTGCTCACCAAGCCGTCGCTGATCTTCCTGGACGAGCCGACCTCCGGCCTCGACCCGGGCATGGACCGCGACGTCATGCAGCTCCTGCGCGGTCTCGCCGACGACGGCCGTACGGTCCTCGTCGTCACACACTCGGTCGCCGAGCTGGCGATCTGCGACAAGCTCCTGGTGATGGCGCCGGGCGGTTCGGTGGCGTACTTCGGCCCGCCCGAGGAGGCCCTGAACTTCTTCGGCTACAGCACCTGGGCCGATGTCTTCTCCGCCTTCGAGAACTACCGCGACTACGACTGGGCGGGCCGCTGGAAGGGCTCGCAGCACTACCAGATGTACGCCGCGGACATCGACGCCGTCGCCGCACAGTCCGTACACATGCCGCCGCCGCAGGCGATGAAGCCGCCCAAGCCGCAGGGCTGGGGCTCACAGCTGTGGACCCTGATCCGCCGCTACACGTCGGTGATCGCGTCCGACAAGGGCTTCCTGGGCCTGATGGTGATCCTGCCGGCGGTCCTCGGCGTCGTCAGCACGGTGATCCCGGCCGACTTCGGCCTGGCCCCGCCCAAGCCGCCGTCCCGGTTCAACGGCGACGCCGGCACGATCATGCTGATCCTCGCGGTCGGCATGTGCTTCTCGGGCGCGGCCAACTCCGTACGTGAGCTGATCAAGGAACGCGTCATCTACGAACGGGAGCGGGCCACCGGCCTGTCCCGCTCGGCGTACCTGATGTCGAAGGTGATCGTCCTCGGCGTCGTCACGGCCATCCAGGGCGTGATCATCTGCGCCATCGGCTTCATCCCGCGCGACCTGCCCGCCGAGGGCCTGATGATGCCGCCGGCCGTCGAGCTGTGCATCGTGATCATCGCGCTGGGCTTCACGTCGATGATGTTCGGCCTGGTCATCTCCTCGCTGGTGAAGACCGCCGAGAAGACGATGCCGCTCCTGGTCATGTTCGCGATCGTCCAGGTCGTCTTCACCGGCATCCTGTTCCAGGTGTACGGATCGCCGGGCCTGGAGCAGTTCGCCTGGCTGATGCCGTCGCGCTGGGCCATCGCCGGCGCCGGTTCGACGCTCGACCTCGCGCACCTCATGCCGCCGTGGGACCAGGCGCACCCGAACGACCTGGACCCGCTGTGGGAGCACTCGGTGAGCCAGTGGGGCATCAACCTCGCGATCCTGATCGCCCTCGGTGTCATCTGCGGCTTCGCGGTCGCGCGCCTGCTGCGCCGCCACGAGCCCGAGGTCATGCGCAAGTAG